Proteins co-encoded in one Methylomonas albis genomic window:
- a CDS encoding isocitrate/isopropylmalate dehydrogenase family protein produces the protein MHNVTLIKGDGIGPSIMDAAVAVINASGAKIHWHEADAGMSAYERTGTPLPDATMESIAQTRVAFKGPLTTMVGEGFRSINVELRKQYDLYANVRPAKSWKGVKTRYDDVDIVIVRENTEGLYVGLEHYLTPAKDIAESLAVVTKAGSERIVEYAFKYAIDNDRKKVTVCHKANILKYTQGLFLRAAREIAAKYPDIEFDEKIVDAACMHMVMKPEQFDVVVTTNMFGDILSDLTAGLVGGLGLIPGANIGVDAALFEAVHGSAPDIAGKNIANPTAVMMGGVMMLNHLGEHEAAIRMQNAIEKVVNGGVYVTPDLSPDSKYGTKEMGQAIVDAME, from the coding sequence ATGCATAACGTCACGTTGATTAAAGGTGATGGTATTGGTCCTTCGATCATGGACGCCGCGGTGGCGGTGATCAACGCTTCGGGTGCGAAAATTCATTGGCATGAGGCGGACGCCGGCATGTCGGCGTATGAAAGAACCGGCACGCCGCTGCCGGATGCCACGATGGAATCCATCGCCCAGACTAGGGTGGCGTTCAAAGGGCCGTTAACCACGATGGTGGGGGAAGGTTTTAGAAGCATCAACGTGGAACTGCGTAAACAATACGATCTTTATGCCAACGTGCGGCCGGCGAAAAGCTGGAAAGGCGTAAAAACCCGTTACGACGACGTCGATATTGTCATCGTCCGCGAAAATACCGAAGGCCTTTACGTTGGTTTGGAACATTATCTGACCCCGGCTAAAGACATTGCCGAGAGTTTGGCCGTAGTGACCAAAGCCGGTTCGGAACGTATCGTTGAATATGCATTCAAATACGCAATCGACAACGACCGCAAAAAAGTCACGGTTTGCCATAAGGCTAATATTCTTAAATACACGCAGGGCTTATTCCTGAGAGCAGCGCGGGAAATCGCGGCTAAATACCCGGATATCGAGTTCGACGAAAAAATCGTCGATGCGGCGTGCATGCACATGGTCATGAAACCCGAACAATTCGACGTGGTGGTAACCACCAATATGTTCGGTGACATTCTGTCCGATCTGACCGCCGGTTTGGTGGGCGGTTTGGGCTTGATTCCCGGCGCCAACATTGGTGTCGACGCAGCCCTGTTCGAAGCGGTACACGGCAGTGCGCCGGACATTGCCGGCAAAAATATCGCCAATCCGACCGCCGTCATGATGGGTGGCGTGATGATGCTGAATCATTTGGGCGAACACGAAGCTGCAATCCGCATGCAAAACGCGATTGAAAAAGTCGTGAATGGCGGTGTTTATGTCACCCCAGACTTGAGCCCTGACAGTAAATACGGCACCAAGGAAATGGGGCAAGCCATCGTCGATGCGATGGAGTGA
- the acnB gene encoding bifunctional aconitate hydratase 2/2-methylisocitrate dehydratase codes for MLEQYRKHVAERAAEGIVPKPLDAEQVAALVELLKNPPAGEADFLLDLLANRIPAGVDEAAYVKAGFLTAVANGETTSPLLSSEKATELLGTMLGGYNVAPLIGLLDNAALAPIATKALSQILLIFDAFHDVQEKAEAGNAYAKQVLQSWADAEWFTAKPEVPEKLTVTVFKVTGETNTDDLSPAPDAWSRPDIPLHAKAMLKMPRDGITNAEQQIAELKAKGFPVAYVGDVVGTGSSRKSATNSVLWFMGDDIPFIPNKRGGGVCIGSKIAPIFFNTMEDSGALPIECDVTGMAMGDVIDIYPYQGAVKRHGTDEVICEFALKTEVIFDEVRAGGRIPLIIGRGLTDRARQFLGLPASDVFRRLGEAVDTGKGYTLAQKIVGKACGVAGVRPGSYCEPKMTTVGSQDTTGPMTRDELKDLACLGFSADLVMQSFCHTAAYPKPVDVQMQHTLPDFIMTRGGVSLRPGDGVIHSWLNRMLLPDTVGTGGDSHTRFPIGISFPAGSGLVAFAAATGVMPLDMPESVLVRFKGQMQPGITLRDLVNAIPYAALKSGSLTVAKQGKKNVFSGRILEIEGLPDLKVEQAFELSDASAERSAGGCTIKLNEAPIREYLNSNITLLKWMIAEGYGDVRTIQRRIKAMQDWLANPVLMEADKDAEYAEIIEIDLNQITEPLLACPNDPDDIKPLSEVAGTKIDEVFIGSCMTNIGHFRAAGKLLEKAATLPTRLWVAPPTKMDQDQLVEEGYYGTFGKVGARTEMPGCSLCMGNQARVAEGSTVVSTSTRNFPNRLGNGANVYLSSAELAAVCSLLGKIPTVAEYMQYAASIEQTSADTYRYLNFDKIDSYQDKAKQVA; via the coding sequence ATGCTAGAACAATACCGAAAACATGTCGCAGAACGCGCCGCCGAAGGCATCGTCCCTAAACCGCTGGATGCTGAGCAAGTCGCGGCGCTGGTTGAGTTACTGAAAAATCCGCCAGCTGGGGAGGCCGATTTTCTATTGGATTTGCTGGCGAATCGCATTCCAGCCGGCGTCGATGAAGCCGCTTACGTCAAGGCGGGCTTTCTGACTGCCGTGGCCAACGGCGAAACCACATCGCCGTTGTTGAGCTCGGAAAAAGCCACCGAATTGCTCGGTACCATGCTGGGCGGTTACAACGTCGCGCCGCTTATCGGACTGCTGGACAACGCCGCCTTGGCCCCCATTGCTACCAAGGCCTTATCGCAAATTCTGCTGATATTTGATGCTTTCCACGATGTGCAAGAAAAAGCCGAAGCAGGCAACGCTTACGCCAAGCAAGTTTTGCAATCCTGGGCGGATGCGGAATGGTTTACCGCTAAACCGGAAGTGCCGGAGAAACTCACGGTGACCGTGTTCAAAGTGACCGGCGAAACCAATACTGACGACCTTTCGCCAGCACCGGATGCTTGGTCTAGGCCGGATATTCCCTTGCACGCCAAAGCCATGCTGAAAATGCCGCGCGACGGCATCACCAACGCCGAACAGCAAATTGCCGAACTCAAAGCTAAGGGCTTTCCGGTGGCTTATGTGGGCGATGTGGTCGGCACCGGTTCCTCGCGCAAATCCGCCACCAACTCGGTTTTGTGGTTCATGGGTGATGACATTCCGTTTATCCCCAACAAGCGCGGCGGCGGCGTTTGCATAGGCAGCAAAATTGCACCAATTTTCTTCAACACCATGGAAGATTCCGGCGCATTGCCAATCGAATGCGATGTGACCGGCATGGCGATGGGTGATGTGATCGACATTTATCCCTATCAAGGCGCGGTCAAGCGCCACGGCACTGATGAAGTAATCTGCGAGTTTGCCTTGAAAACCGAAGTGATTTTCGACGAAGTCCGCGCCGGCGGCCGGATTCCGTTGATCATCGGCCGGGGCTTGACCGACCGCGCCCGGCAATTTTTGGGCTTACCGGCCTCTGATGTGTTTCGCCGCTTGGGCGAAGCTGTCGATACCGGCAAGGGCTATACGCTGGCGCAAAAAATCGTCGGTAAAGCCTGTGGTGTGGCCGGTGTCAGACCGGGGAGCTATTGCGAACCGAAAATGACCACCGTTGGCTCCCAAGACACTACCGGGCCGATGACCCGCGACGAATTGAAAGACTTGGCTTGCTTAGGTTTTTCGGCGGACTTGGTGATGCAATCGTTCTGTCATACCGCCGCCTATCCCAAACCAGTCGATGTACAAATGCAACATACGTTACCGGACTTTATCATGACGCGCGGCGGTGTTTCCTTGCGTCCGGGCGATGGCGTGATTCATTCCTGGCTGAACCGCATGTTGTTGCCGGATACCGTCGGCACCGGCGGCGATTCCCATACTCGCTTCCCGATTGGCATTTCCTTCCCGGCCGGATCAGGTTTGGTCGCTTTCGCCGCTGCGACAGGTGTGATGCCGCTCGACATGCCGGAATCGGTGTTGGTCCGCTTCAAAGGACAGATGCAGCCAGGCATTACCTTGCGCGATTTAGTCAACGCGATTCCTTATGCGGCATTAAAAAGCGGCTCGTTGACGGTGGCTAAGCAAGGCAAAAAAAATGTATTTTCCGGACGGATTCTGGAAATCGAAGGTTTGCCGGATTTGAAAGTCGAGCAAGCGTTCGAGTTGTCCGACGCGTCTGCGGAACGCTCGGCCGGTGGTTGTACGATCAAGCTCAACGAAGCCCCGATCCGCGAATATCTCAATTCCAATATCACCCTGCTGAAATGGATGATTGCCGAAGGTTACGGCGATGTCAGAACCATTCAGCGCCGCATCAAGGCCATGCAGGATTGGCTGGCTAATCCGGTATTGATGGAAGCGGATAAAGATGCCGAATATGCGGAAATCATTGAAATTGACTTGAACCAAATCACCGAACCGTTGCTGGCTTGCCCGAACGATCCGGACGACATCAAACCACTGTCGGAAGTGGCCGGCACCAAGATCGACGAAGTATTCATCGGTTCCTGCATGACCAACATTGGTCATTTCCGCGCGGCCGGCAAATTGCTGGAAAAAGCCGCCACCTTGCCGACTCGTTTGTGGGTGGCGCCGCCGACCAAGATGGACCAGGATCAATTGGTGGAAGAAGGCTACTACGGCACCTTCGGCAAGGTCGGTGCTCGCACCGAAATGCCGGGTTGCTCCTTGTGCATGGGCAACCAAGCAAGGGTGGCGGAAGGTTCGACGGTGGTATCGACATCGACTCGTAACTTCCCCAACCGTTTGGGTAACGGGGCCAATGTTTATCTATCATCGGCGGAACTGGCGGCGGTATGTTCATTACTCGGCAAGATTCCAACCGTGGCGGAATACATGCAATACGCGGCGAGCATCGAGCAAACCAGTGCGGATACCTATCGCTATCTGAACTTCGATAAAATCGATAGCTACCAGGATAAGGCTAAACAAGTGGCTTGA
- a CDS encoding PepSY-associated TM helix domain-containing protein, producing MSAGLLLAVVGLTGGILVFYLEMQEILNPELSVVSLPAVEQRHLRSLDDIVAAAENAKPPGSYFFKVYYPRKADIAYKFLYYVREQNPPGKGDGYYIFVDPYTSRVQGLQLWHPKDKYWGRPLVSFIMQLHWCLLLGKTGGTIVAILGAFSIISVLTGLIVWWPLTGKFRQALTFKAKAGPVRFNFDLHKTVGFYFSIALLPVLFSGIYMTLPERIDVLVKPFSTITRPNAYSGIPETIDSANPVEGQAAISLSQVEEITQKNYPGGRLWMLNAPKDRTDVFRVMKRDVDELSRFVGYREIAVDQYSGEILKVYDSGTGSNADAFYDWQWPLHSGHAFGWPGRIMVLLAGLACPILYLTGFIRWLQKRRAKIQKTVPVRGTGTFG from the coding sequence TTGAGTGCCGGATTACTGTTGGCCGTCGTCGGTCTGACCGGCGGCATACTGGTCTTTTATCTGGAAATGCAGGAAATACTGAACCCTGAGTTGTCCGTCGTTTCCTTACCCGCCGTAGAACAACGACACTTGCGTTCGTTAGACGACATCGTCGCTGCGGCGGAGAACGCCAAACCGCCCGGCAGCTATTTTTTTAAGGTGTATTACCCCCGAAAAGCCGACATAGCCTATAAATTTTTATATTATGTCCGGGAACAAAACCCGCCCGGCAAGGGCGACGGCTATTACATTTTTGTCGATCCTTACACTTCGCGGGTTCAGGGCTTGCAACTCTGGCATCCGAAAGACAAATACTGGGGCCGGCCCTTGGTGAGTTTCATCATGCAATTGCATTGGTGTTTACTACTCGGTAAAACCGGCGGCACCATCGTCGCGATTCTCGGCGCATTTTCGATTATTTCGGTATTGACTGGCTTGATCGTCTGGTGGCCGTTGACCGGCAAATTCAGACAAGCGCTGACATTCAAGGCCAAGGCGGGGCCGGTCCGGTTTAACTTCGATCTGCATAAAACCGTCGGCTTCTATTTCAGCATCGCGTTATTGCCGGTGCTGTTTTCCGGTATTTACATGACGCTGCCGGAGCGAATAGACGTTTTAGTAAAGCCGTTCTCGACGATTACCCGGCCGAATGCCTACAGCGGCATTCCGGAAACGATCGATAGCGCCAATCCGGTCGAGGGACAAGCGGCGATAAGCTTGTCGCAGGTGGAAGAAATTACGCAGAAAAACTACCCCGGCGGCCGGCTGTGGATGCTGAATGCACCCAAAGACAGAACCGACGTGTTCCGGGTCATGAAGCGCGATGTTGACGAATTAAGCCGCTTCGTCGGCTATCGGGAGATTGCCGTTGATCAATACAGCGGCGAAATTCTGAAAGTCTACGATTCCGGCACCGGCTCCAACGCCGATGCTTTTTACGATTGGCAATGGCCCTTGCATAGCGGCCACGCTTTCGGTTGGCCAGGGCGGATTATGGTATTGCTGGCGGGGCTAGCTTGCCCGATATTGTATCTCACCGGTTTTATTCGCTGGCTACAGAAGCGGCGGGCGAAGATTCAAAAAACAGTTCCCGTGCGTGGCACGGGAACATTTGGGTGA
- a CDS encoding TonB-dependent siderophore receptor encodes MYRLQPIAPGALRKLAIAIALTLPAIGPLPAYAAEAGQADSLNATQHFNIPAQALTDALNAFIAASDWQVGFPAGLAKDTRSNAVVGTYTPEQALDKLLHGTGLSYRLTGGNSVTLELAPDSRATDTTTLSAVTVTGQRRYDPNDPYNRDYSVPNTSFATKTDTPIMETPLNVQVIPKAVLDDNQAIKLDQAVKYVSGVTTGQAAGGLTDQVTIRGFYNYNLFRNGFRIDASGPEGTRNMANVQSVEVLKGPAAMLYGRVEPGGMLNIVTKKPLDTAYYAFQQQFGSYDLFRSSLDATGPVTDHKDLLYRMNLAFEKSGSFRENVDYDKLFVAPVLQWNISPATTALLELEYRKENNVYDLHARPLIIDGTRADGSWINPRLADIPRERNLMEDNRNHVEDKLIGLNLTHKFNDDWVLTEQLNIQLLDRDRLVMLPGTLQADQRTLNRRILTSDFFTNDSYFTTTNLTGHFDTGFLKHTLLIGGDYYLQDINSVGYSSTVASTIDIYNPIHTGNPPIDPTTRASQSFHTQTDFYGIYLQDQIKLPYNVHVMGGFRYQNVEQYDVVAGTIGQKADAVTPQVGVLWQPINWLSLYGNYVENFGVTNGNLTSDNSFLPPETAEQWEIGFKTAFFEDRLTSTVAYYQLTKRNIATTDLLNPSFMVATGEAQSRGVEVDVKGEILPGWNTIATYAYTETEVLKENDPNNIRVGGGFRGIPKHTSTLWTTYDFQQDYLRGLKVGAGLELVSDKKATFDNHDFSFAGYGVIDLLAAYTRKVAKTNVTLQLNVTNLLDKEYVHDGFAMPFQTRATWGTPRSFMGSVKVEF; translated from the coding sequence ATGTATCGGCTACAGCCCATCGCACCCGGCGCATTACGTAAACTTGCCATCGCTATCGCTTTGACTTTACCGGCTATTGGGCCGCTGCCGGCTTATGCCGCCGAGGCCGGCCAAGCCGATAGCCTCAACGCCACACAACATTTCAATATCCCGGCTCAGGCCTTGACAGACGCTCTGAACGCCTTCATTGCTGCCAGTGACTGGCAAGTCGGTTTTCCGGCCGGCTTAGCCAAAGACACGCGCTCCAATGCGGTCGTTGGCACTTACACACCAGAACAAGCCTTGGATAAATTGCTGCACGGTACCGGCTTAAGTTACCGCTTAACGGGCGGGAATAGCGTGACGCTTGAGTTAGCACCCGACTCTCGTGCAACGGACACCACAACATTGTCAGCAGTAACGGTTACCGGGCAAAGGCGATACGATCCTAACGATCCGTACAACAGGGACTATTCGGTGCCCAACACCAGCTTCGCTACCAAGACTGACACCCCCATTATGGAGACGCCGTTAAACGTCCAGGTGATTCCGAAAGCGGTGTTGGATGACAATCAAGCAATCAAGCTCGACCAAGCAGTGAAATACGTCAGTGGCGTGACGACCGGCCAGGCGGCGGGCGGTTTGACGGACCAAGTGACCATACGCGGCTTCTATAACTACAATTTGTTTCGCAACGGCTTTCGTATCGACGCATCCGGGCCGGAAGGCACGCGAAACATGGCGAACGTGCAAAGTGTGGAAGTGTTGAAAGGTCCCGCCGCGATGCTGTACGGCCGCGTCGAACCCGGCGGCATGCTCAATATCGTCACTAAAAAGCCGCTGGATACCGCGTATTACGCATTCCAGCAGCAATTCGGCTCCTACGATTTATTCCGCTCCAGCCTCGATGCCACCGGACCGGTGACCGACCATAAGGATTTGTTGTACCGAATGAACCTCGCTTTCGAAAAAAGCGGTTCGTTCCGGGAAAACGTGGATTACGACAAACTGTTCGTCGCGCCGGTGCTGCAATGGAATATCAGTCCAGCCACCACCGCGTTGTTAGAACTGGAGTACCGCAAGGAAAACAATGTGTACGATCTTCACGCTCGGCCGTTGATTATCGACGGCACGAGGGCCGACGGCTCCTGGATCAATCCGCGTCTGGCGGATATTCCCCGTGAACGGAATTTAATGGAAGACAACCGCAATCACGTCGAAGACAAGCTGATCGGCTTGAATCTTACGCATAAATTTAACGACGATTGGGTATTGACCGAGCAGTTGAATATCCAGTTATTGGACCGGGACCGCTTGGTGATGCTGCCCGGCACGCTGCAAGCCGACCAGCGCACGCTGAACAGACGCATACTCACCAGCGACTTTTTCACAAACGACAGTTATTTTACGACCACCAATTTGACCGGCCATTTCGATACCGGATTTCTAAAACACACCTTGTTGATAGGCGGCGACTATTACCTGCAAGACATTAATTCGGTTGGTTACAGCAGCACGGTGGCAAGCACCATCGACATTTACAACCCTATTCATACCGGCAATCCGCCCATCGATCCGACGACGCGCGCCAGCCAGTCGTTTCATACCCAAACCGACTTCTACGGCATTTATTTGCAGGATCAAATCAAGCTGCCTTACAACGTCCACGTCATGGGCGGCTTCCGCTATCAAAACGTGGAGCAGTATGACGTGGTCGCCGGAACAATCGGCCAGAAAGCCGATGCGGTGACCCCGCAGGTCGGCGTTCTTTGGCAGCCGATTAACTGGCTGAGCCTTTATGGTAACTACGTCGAAAACTTTGGCGTCACCAACGGAAACTTGACTAGCGATAACTCGTTTTTGCCACCGGAAACCGCGGAACAGTGGGAGATTGGTTTTAAAACCGCATTTTTCGAAGATAGATTGACCAGCACGGTCGCCTATTACCAATTGACCAAGCGAAACATCGCCACCACCGATTTACTCAATCCGAGCTTCATGGTTGCGACTGGCGAAGCACAAAGCCGTGGCGTTGAGGTGGATGTTAAAGGTGAAATTTTGCCTGGATGGAACACCATTGCCACCTATGCGTATACCGAAACCGAAGTCCTTAAAGAAAACGACCCGAATAACATCAGAGTTGGCGGCGGCTTTCGTGGTATTCCCAAACACACCTCCACGCTGTGGACGACATACGATTTCCAGCAGGATTATCTGCGCGGACTCAAGGTTGGGGCCGGTTTGGAACTGGTCAGCGACAAGAAAGCCACTTTCGACAATCACGACTTTAGTTTCGCCGGCTACGGCGTTATAGACCTGTTGGCGGCGTACACGCGGAAAGTGGCGAAAACCAACGTCACGTTACAGCTCAACGTCACCAATTTATTGGACAAGGAATATGTCCACGACGGCTTTGCGATGCCATTCCAAACCCGCGCGACCTGGGGTACGCCCCGGTCTTTCATGGGTTCGGTCAAAGTTGAATTTTGA
- a CDS encoding FecR family protein: MTLRFDQEVPTLANVQDQALAWFARLQDNQIGTADQAEFACWLAADPTHQTAYDKVVQLWQSPALNAALSQYASIPLRPPAQRKSKIRRWAAAASFVFLSSWFLATGEWIQRWQADLTTATGEQRRVILADGSSLVLNTDSAVKLDYAGQQRGVTLLSGEAYFEVQADKDRPFIVTTEQGTVRVVGTRFSVKTGDTTQVNVESGVVICSAQQGQNRQLSVGQHTEIDTQGVAEISPIDTGKTFAWLKGRLIFQDQTLADVIAELDRYHPGAIVIADAKLGQTRITGNYKLEDTAALIRTLADIAGAETVNISPYLTVLKS, from the coding sequence ATGACTTTACGTTTTGATCAGGAAGTTCCAACGCTTGCTAATGTCCAAGATCAAGCACTCGCCTGGTTTGCCCGCTTACAAGACAATCAAATCGGCACGGCCGATCAAGCGGAGTTTGCCTGCTGGTTAGCCGCCGACCCTACACATCAAACCGCTTACGACAAAGTTGTACAACTCTGGCAATCGCCGGCATTGAACGCGGCCCTAAGCCAATACGCCAGCATCCCACTTCGGCCACCCGCACAGCGTAAATCGAAAATTCGGCGCTGGGCAGCGGCCGCCAGCTTCGTATTCCTTAGCAGTTGGTTTTTGGCAACAGGCGAATGGATACAGCGCTGGCAAGCGGACCTCACCACCGCCACCGGCGAGCAGCGCCGGGTAATACTGGCGGACGGTTCCTCGCTGGTTCTTAATACCGACAGCGCGGTAAAACTGGATTACGCCGGCCAACAGCGCGGCGTAACCTTGTTAAGCGGCGAGGCTTATTTTGAGGTGCAAGCCGACAAAGACCGGCCATTTATTGTGACTACAGAACAGGGCACAGTACGCGTCGTCGGCACCCGTTTCAGTGTCAAAACCGGCGATACTACCCAGGTGAATGTCGAAAGCGGCGTAGTGATTTGCAGTGCCCAACAAGGGCAAAACCGGCAATTAAGTGTCGGCCAACATACCGAAATCGATACCCAAGGCGTTGCGGAAATCAGCCCCATAGATACCGGCAAAACATTCGCCTGGCTGAAAGGCCGCCTGATCTTTCAAGATCAAACCCTGGCCGATGTCATCGCTGAACTGGATCGCTACCATCCCGGCGCTATCGTCATCGCCGACGCCAAGTTGGGCCAAACCCGTATCACCGGCAATTACAAACTGGAAGATACCGCAGCGCTGATTCGAACCCTGGCGGATATTGCGGGTGCCGAAACCGTCAATATCTCGCCTTATCTGACGGTGCTGAAAAGCTAA
- a CDS encoding RNA polymerase sigma factor: MNSITFDIDDLFLSHRDSLIHTIFGIVGCPQTAEDLAHETYIKMLHALENQNISYPRPFLYQIAKNLALDHLRKERVRQRADDAKTADTDDDISLLDNLPADTPTPEQQASDQQELVLMLAALEQLSERRRQILVLHKFHHWNYERIATYYGISRSAVEKNVQAALTHLLASRKDYPSP, from the coding sequence ATGAACAGCATCACCTTCGACATCGACGATTTATTTCTGAGCCATCGCGATTCGTTGATTCACACCATTTTCGGCATCGTCGGTTGCCCGCAAACCGCCGAAGACCTGGCGCATGAAACTTACATAAAAATGCTGCACGCTCTGGAGAACCAAAACATCAGTTACCCGCGACCGTTTCTGTATCAAATCGCGAAAAACCTGGCACTGGATCACCTACGTAAAGAACGTGTTCGCCAACGTGCAGACGACGCAAAAACGGCTGATACCGACGACGACATATCGCTGCTGGACAATTTGCCGGCCGACACGCCAACACCCGAACAGCAAGCTTCCGATCAACAAGAACTGGTATTGATGTTGGCAGCGCTTGAGCAATTATCCGAACGGCGCAGGCAAATTCTGGTGTTGCACAAATTTCATCATTGGAATTACGAACGGATTGCCACCTATTACGGCATATCACGCAGCGCGGTAGAGAAGAATGTGCAGGCAGCTCTAACCCACTTATTAGCCAGCCGGAAAGACTATCCATCACCCTAG
- a CDS encoding sensor domain-containing diguanylate cyclase: MHTFTPKTASLIPLIKQVGLSLEQDITTDLRVLESHLDGMLNRVQHNSLTLKRLQSFEMRLLGLSSLAEMIEFILGEAKALFDLDVISLCLIDAKNEIASYLEVDNYNYQDREGLFLASSEWQLRHSFGLSDQPFLGSYQTTACEKFFSESNQQKPASVVIAPLIRRDKYLGSLNLGSYHNERFMQGMATDFVEHIASVISICLENNLNVETMRRTSLVDPLTGVNNRRFLEQRIEEELDRSQRNREPLSCLFLDIDYFKRINDGFGHQAGDHVLAVVAGVIKKVLRNNDVLARYGGEEFVALLSQSDASTASEIAERIRLSIAKLQVEYADQVIPVTISIGVATYQASRSQKKPVTEIALQLIQTADAALYEAKRKGRNRVENGGLVLVSESV, encoded by the coding sequence ATGCACACTTTTACGCCGAAAACTGCTAGTCTTATCCCCTTGATTAAGCAGGTGGGGCTGAGCTTGGAACAGGATATAACAACAGATTTACGCGTGTTGGAAAGTCACTTGGACGGCATGCTCAACCGCGTCCAACATAACAGCCTAACTTTAAAGCGTTTGCAAAGCTTTGAAATGCGCCTGCTGGGACTTAGTTCGCTGGCGGAAATGATAGAGTTCATTCTTGGTGAGGCCAAGGCACTATTCGATCTGGACGTAATCAGCCTGTGTTTGATCGACGCAAAAAACGAAATTGCCAGTTATCTGGAAGTGGATAATTATAATTATCAGGACAGGGAAGGGCTGTTTTTGGCGAGTAGCGAATGGCAATTGCGGCATAGTTTTGGCCTGTCCGATCAACCGTTTCTGGGTAGCTATCAAACCACGGCCTGCGAGAAGTTTTTCTCCGAATCCAATCAACAAAAGCCCGCCTCAGTGGTCATTGCTCCGCTGATTCGTCGGGATAAGTATTTGGGTTCGTTGAACCTGGGTAGTTATCATAACGAGCGTTTCATGCAAGGCATGGCCACCGATTTTGTCGAACACATTGCCTCGGTCATCAGTATTTGTCTGGAAAATAATCTTAACGTCGAAACCATGCGTCGTACCAGTTTGGTCGATCCTTTGACTGGCGTGAACAACCGGCGTTTTTTGGAACAACGCATAGAGGAAGAGCTGGATCGCAGTCAACGCAATCGCGAACCTTTGTCTTGTCTGTTTTTGGACATCGATTACTTCAAACGTATCAACGATGGCTTCGGACATCAGGCAGGCGACCATGTGTTGGCGGTCGTCGCCGGGGTTATCAAGAAGGTATTGCGGAATAATGACGTGCTGGCACGCTATGGCGGCGAGGAGTTTGTGGCCTTGCTGTCGCAAAGCGATGCAAGTACGGCCTCGGAAATCGCCGAGAGGATTCGCTTGAGCATTGCCAAGCTGCAGGTGGAATATGCTGACCAAGTCATCCCGGTGACTATTTCAATTGGGGTCGCGACTTACCAAGCCAGTCGCTCACAGAAAAAGCCGGTTACCGAGATTGCCTTGCAATTGATCCAAACCGCCGATGCCGCACTCTACGAAGCTAAACGCAAAGGCAGGAACCGTGTTGAGAACGGCGGTCTGGTATTGGTTTCGGAGTCCGTTTAG